The DNA region ATATTACTCCTAAGCTCCGGTATGAAGTAAATATCCCTTAGTAGCTTCTGATCTCCTGTCTTAGCCTCAAATAAAATCGATCCTTTGCCGTTGATACTCACACAAGATCCATCTCCGAACTTAACATTTCCTTTTATCTTTTCATTCAGCTCTGAGAAGTATGATCTTTCACCCGTCATGTGATTACTTGCGCCGTTATCTAAGTACCAAACTCCTTCTTCCTTCTTGCTTGATTCATATGACTTTGGCATCACCTTTTCTTCGATTAAAAACACAACTTCATGCATATACAGAGCAGCATCTGCAGTTTCCGTCtctgttttgtttatttcttcttcATTCTGTTTCTCTGGACACACGGAGGCAAAGTGGCCCTTCTTATGACAGTTGAAACACTCGATCTGAGAGTAGTCTTTCTTCTCCTTGCTTCTCTATTGTGAATTATTTCTCCCTCGTCCTCTTCCTCTGTTGCCACGACCTCTACCACGATTCATACCTCGTCCTCTTCCTCTTGCATTATCTGTCCCGTGATGATCATATGACTTGCTAGAGTTAGAGTATAGAAGAGTTCCTTGTTGGTTTTCTTGAGTCTCCTTGCGCTTTATACGTTCTTCATAAGCTTTTAATCTCCCAATGACATCTTCAAAAGGAGTTGTATCCAGATCAAGTAGTTGCTCCAGTGACGCTGTCATATGGATGAATTTATCTGGTAGACTGTCAAGAAACTTCTTCACCACCTTGGGTTCTTCAATACTTTTTCCTAATGATGCTGTCTTTGTTGTGATTTCGTTCAGCTTACCAGTGAAAGCATCAATGGTATCTGAATCTTCCATTCTCAGGCGGTCGAATTCATTCATTAAAGTCTGCAGTCGAGCCACTCTCACATGTTCTGCACCTATGTTTCTTGTCTTTAACGCTTCCCACATACTCTTAGGAGATTTTTCATCACCAATTTGCATCAGCAGGGGCTCAGGAACAGACTAAAATAGTAGAGCTATTGCTATATCATTCATCTCTTCATCAGTTGATCCTGGTTCAATTGCTTCCCATACCTTATGTATGCGGAGAAGCACTTTCTTACGCATTGTCCACAACGAATAATTTGTCGTGCTAAGCATCAGACAAACAACTGTGTTGGGCACATTATCTTTCACCTTTACCAAAGCTTTAGTATCTGCCATGATGTTTCTTGGCGATTCCAAGACACAAACCtggttgctctgataccaaatatagtaGCCAAGAACACAAACTTAACAAAAtggtttctttgttttattaacTCTTTCTTTGCTTTCTTCTTTTACAATAGATCTCTCTTACCTTCGATCTCTATATATAGGTCTTATCTTTTCCTATTACAAATATATCTAGGAACTCTTATCTTTATCCTAAACATATAAGTTATTCTACTTATCTTTAATGAATAACTTAAGCTCCAAATTatttgaagcttatccaacatcaGGTTATCAAATCTATCGTGAATCTTATCTTTTATGGTTGGTTCCCAAGACGCTAGCTAGTTTTCTAGTCTAAATATACTAAAGATTGGAAATATCCAGCCATTATAACTAGAAAATAAAGGTTGTGAGTTATTCTCGACGTCAACTAATCTTGACAGCCCTTATAGGAGCTCTTGTTCTTCCCTCGAAGGCTCAAGACAGCCCACAAGACTATGTAAGGGCTCACAACATTGCACGAGCGGAGGTGGGCGTAGCCTTCATACAGTGGGACAATAGGGTTGCAGCTTTCGCTCAGAGCTACGTTGGCCGGCTAACTAGTGGCCCATGCAATCTCATACACTCCGGTGGGCCTTACGGGGAAAACTTGGCCAAGAGTAACCGCGACTTATCAGGGGTCGATGCCGTTAGGCTTTGGGTTAACGAGAAGGCTAACTACAACTACGCTTCGAACACTTGCAACGGAGTTTGCGGTCACTATATGCAGGTTGTTTGGAGAACTTCGGTGAGGCTTGGATGTGCCAAAGCGAGGTGTAACAATGGTGAAACCGTCATCTCTTGCAACTATGATCCTCAGGGCAACTGTGTAAACGAGAGGCCTTACTAAAAGTTATTATGCATACAGACATAAGCACATATGCATATAGGACGAGTATACATATTATTTGGAGCACAATATGCAGGATGTGTATAACTAATTATGAAATAATAGTATTTCCGTCGTCTTGTCCACTATACGTCTATACATATAAAGACCCTACCTAAAGATAAACTATGTAGTCCATTTGTAACCAACGTTCCCAgatgattttgtttttactgGAAAATTTATAATGGGTTTTCTAGAATAGTTAATTTCCATAAGAGTTAGAATTAAGGGTGGGCGTGGATCGGATATCTAGGTTTTTGGAAGTATTCGTGATCTGATTCATTTCATCCAAATAATCAATTATCCAATTCGGTTCGATCTGTATCCATTCAGATATTCAGTATCTTAGATATccagaaaattttagattttttaccGGATATCTAATTTGTTccgttaaaataaataaaaaaataaaaaattcccaaaataatggaaaataataatattttactacaaaagtaaaataattattcacttttttaaattataataaatagtttaataaattcagaaaataaaaatgctataatacttatatacaatataatatttatataacttatgtattattatttaaatatatgtatataacagATTAGAGATCGGATATATGttccaaaaaatattagtattagtgatttgctttgtttcttacaggatattatatattaatatttgatttacttcataaaattaattacaaatatctGAACTTTTCGGTTCGAATAGAAACAtataataaatcaaatcaaaatttactcGGATAGAACGCAGTGAATTGTTTTGTTAACTACTATTTATTCAGTTTGCGGGGGACTGATCCAGAGACATTGTGGGCGTTAGAAGAAATAAAGCAACGTGTTCCTAGGTATCTCCGGCTGACAGGAGGGAGTTTGGCCGGAGCTCCCTCATAGATTAGTAAATGTTAGGATATGGCCGTTGGTTTTGGTTATAAGAGCGTCATTATCCCTAAGATCATTATCCCTAAGAGACACTTAAAAACTCTTattcattttttaatatttttaagttggaaAAGTGAGTTTAGAGATTTAGTTAATAGATGAGAAAATTTATATGGTCCATTGCAAAACTCTTATTTAAaggttcttaaaaaaattaaacattattttattaaacttatgATTCAAGCAAATTACATCAACAACCCATCCATTAACTAACACATTGTTACTTGACTATTCTATCACTTTGGTTCTATCTAATTTGACTTACATGGGCAAATGTCCATCCTCGGCGAGATGGCATTGGAGATGAGTCTTGAGCTCGGATGATGTATAATTACTGGGACGTCTTACATAAGCTTTTCTTCTGTGTAGCCTGTGTAGAACTTGCAAGTCTTGCTCCACTCCTCAAATCCTTCAAGTGTGAACTGAGCTGTGTAGATCGCTGAAGCAGCTAACTGAGAAGGAATGTAGTGAAGCATCTCATACTCAACTAAGCAAAGCTCAATGATGAAGAACGATAGAAGCTCGACCTGAACAAACACACAAAACTCACAGTTGATTCTCCTCTATATACCTACCAAGTGAGAAGATATATACCTACCAAGTGAGAAGATATGAATCAACGAAGTTAAAACACAAACCTTCTTGTCAGAACAAAATGGTATTATGATTGTTTTTAAGACAATGATTTGTTCTTCTTAGTCAacgagaaggaaaaaaaatgaaaaaatgaaaaactgaAATCGAGGGAGATATAGCTTACGAAGAAAGAACTAACATTTGGAGAGGAGAGTCACGCTTGCACTGACCTGTGACACAAGACTTCAACTCTTTCACTCCACTCCTTCACGCTTACAATGACCTGTGACACACAAGCTTCAGACACAGAGCACAAATCAAGAACATTGTGATTCATAGGATTCCTGACAAAACAAagacagaaacaaaaatattaatcaacaGACAGAAAACGAAGAAACAAACTTGCAACAAACAAATCGAAACAAACTTGCAACAAACAAATCGAAATTGATCCATCCATCTTAAGACACAACAAAAAGTTTAATACTTTTGAAGAATCGATCGATCGAACACCAGAAactaatcaaaatattaatctaTCTGCTGGATgacacaacaaaaaaattaatctatctTAAAACACAACAGAAACCTCTGAATCGATCGatcaaacaccaaaaacaaatcaaatattaatatttgaacTTCTGAATCAGAAGCtttaccgagagagagagagagagagagagagagagagagagagagagagagagagagagagagagagagagagagagagagagagagagagagagagagagagagagagagagagagagagagagagagagagagagagagagagagagagagagagagagagagagagagagagagagagagagagagagagagagagagagagagagagagagagccaccgagagagagcgagagagaaaCAGAGCCGTCGTCGATAAGATACACCGACGGAGACGTCGCCGCCGTCATGATCCACCGAAGGAGACGGCGAAttgtcgagagagagagagagagagctttcgagagagagagttgaATGCGTTTTACGCGTAACCGATCCGAGCGCCTATCATGACTCGACGCGTGGCACGAAGAGGCCCGCCTTCACGGTCTTTATGCAAGAGGCGTGCCTTCGCTTTCcctcattttttatttatttttatttgatttaatgcTAAGAGGTGTCTTTAGAGACACATTAAGagttattcttaggttcacctCTAGAGTGAatctagaggttcacccaaccaataggaatcattcattttataattgatatcttttaaaaaaaaggaaacaaaatattgtcaagttatattatgtttttaaaataaaataaaaataaaaataataatagttacaaaaaaaatgattttaaaaaaaaatttaacatcatcaaaaaaaataaaccgtaaaccctaaatcataaatcctaaagccttgagtataccctaaacccctggGTATATGCTAAACCCTtaagtataccctaaacctttagGTATACGctaaatccttgggtatacgctaaacccttagataatcttaaactctaaaccctaaactctagtatagcaaaaaaaaatagatattttaacgGCAtcatcaaaatactaaaccctaaatcttaaactctaaatcctaaacatttgggtaaatcataaacacttggataatcctaaattttaaataaaaaacactaaacactaaaacaataaatcttaaaaatactaaacccttaatcTCAATCtctaaactctttttaggattaaggatttagtatttttaagatttagtgttttgatgacagagttaaaatattattaatttttttttgcatatattactatttttatttatttttaatattttttattttaaaatataatacaacttgataatattttgttttcctttttaaaaatataaattatgaaataagtgatttctattggttgggtgaacctctaaattcactctaggggtgaacccaaaaataagTCCACCGTTAATCATGCTCTAAAGATACGTTGTTTGCGTTAATAGTGTTTGTTGAGTTGAGTACATCTGTACATGTTGTTACACACACCACATATTAATAATACTAGGTGACCgacccgcaccctgtgcgggtataaaaatattatataatatcgGTTGAGTTCAAATGTAAGAGAAGGTGGAACAAGTGAGAGTTTCAATGCTGAGACATGATTTGCGCAAATCTCCAAGATGCAGTAAGGGTGGAATTCGTTActttttcggttcggttggtttgtttagttcgattttaatatttttttcaactgaAGTAAACCATATTTAGTCTAGTTCGGTGTGCTTTATGTCCAGTTTAGTTtatattcggttcggtttgttttttttgatcGGTTTAATTAGGCTCTTTGTcgcttaattttttaaaagaaaaattatgttttaaaacataaattatgtacacataaattatgtgaactaaattcaatataaaactgaaacaaaaacttaaaaagtcacaaaaagtatataagaataaaacaaatgaatgttaactaaagtaaaaaagATATCAACATCGTTAGtatgttttaataaaagttaactaataaaaaaaacaaatgtaagaaaaatatacaggaaatagtgatgtattaaaaaaatgtgataaaaatctcataggtatcacaatcccatagaaacctgaaaagaaaatgtgataaaatttttaaatataattcataagtaatataaaataagaagaacaattatgaattaaaaaaatcccatagaaacctgcaaaaaattgtcaaattttgttagcaattgtacaatataaaataattcgatattatacaatatttttatacaatatttttttggatatacCGTAAACActaatatctctctctctctctctctctctctctctctctctctcccctctctcccccctctctctccccctctctctccccctctctctctctccctctctctctcccctctcaTCCTCCCCTCCGCcctcctccctcctccctccGCCATCCctcctctctccctccctccctctccctctctctgcctctctctctctctatctctctctctatctctctctctcacctatTAATAGTGagaaaaatatctttattattgatttatatcattACAATATCGCGAATTCtacaaaagtaaacaaaaatttaattaatagaaaatctAACAAAAGCCACAGCTTAACCAATAGAAGAGTATACTATTGATAACACatttcaaaacttaaacaacGTCAATGAGCTTCCGATTCAAACGCATGATTGATTCAATCTCCTCCAAAGATAAACTCTTAATTTGATCTTCTGATAAACACAAGCCTGAAAGAACATGTAAAAGTTAATTTGAtctattaacatttttttttgataaaaacataAGCTAACTTGGTTTATCCGTACCTTTTCTTTGGTTGCATAATATATCTTGTGAGTTTTTCCCAAGTAGCAATTGCAAACGTTTTCTGGATTTGTGATACTATGTGTTAGCAATAGGATACAAAACAACTTGCGTAGATCTTTTTTGCTGATGCCCAATAACATGCTTCTTTAatagtttcaatattttcttcatcatcgtcCTTCCGGATAACAgaagaatttatatttttttctaaaaaatgtcattagattaagttttgaaaataataagcaACTTTAAATGTAGACCATAAAAaatgtaagatatatatatatatatatatatatatatatatatatgtatatacaacaGTGTTGATATGGTTGCACGATAAGTTagtatcaaatattatattcgtacaatttattacattttttattgctatctagatttttttgaatttaatgtgttaacataaatcatttttaattattaccaatcaatcttttgaattaaatatgatgAATATATGTTACGTGATGTTGCAATCAtcattaatgtgataaatatgGACATATTTTTCAGTCAAGGCAAATTGTGAgaactaaataataaacaagtaatAATATAACTGTTAAATGACATAGTGTTGATCTTCAAGACTACTGTCATGATCttcttggctttttcttttagacaaaGGAGTTCCTGAAAAATCAAAGAACCTGAGGAAATATCACCTAATGACTGCAACATCATGACCTGCAAAAGAAAAGGTTCATCTCATTAGTATGCTATtgtaactataaataataagcaattataaagtataatacATGTTTAGAAGGAAAagcagaaaatattaatttttcataataaatatttaaattgaataaagaaagttattaaatctacaatatcataagctgatttgaattaaatattactcttcttgcgcaagttagatttatttaaaatattctttaataaattCTCAATAAATCTTACTCATaaggtaattttatttttggaatatctTGTTGATAAAGCTAAAGGAGAACATCTCGTGAATAGATTGCACCAGAATTTTGGTTGACAAGTATcaccataaatattaagttttaaatgcaTGATTTTTGGAGAGAAAaatttttgtcaattaatttCGTTTCTctgacatctaaaatatttagtaggtatttaatgaattaaacacAGAAAGAGTCTCAAAAAGATGTTCTTTGAATCGAGAAAACACAAAAGGTAAGTAAAATGCTAgactttactaaaatatttaactttcacaatAAGCTATGTTCCAGAATATTCtcaaattaactttaaaatttatctacctATAAGTTAGGattatttatggaatatatcttatattattaaaacagaagtacaaatataaaatatccctAAGTTTTCAAACTTGTTTACAATGacatgccactgaagtaattaaaTGAATCTATCTTtaatgaatcattttttttcctatttattaaactatttcctaaatcaaacttaacttaattttcgtatttaatatatttccttaaaccaattaactaatttttagggatattcaaatttaatatcgattttaactatataaaacttggataatgttaccattaattattttgaacaaaaatcaagtttaaattagatattaaacaatattatgaatattcctaaaatatatgtttaacttaGCATTAATTAttgaacaataaaatttatatatgctaagatttaaatatctttaaacaacttatagaacaatatgaaatatttgtaagtgaatattatttttaatataatttaatctcacttaagattatatatatttcaaaaatttctaacaTATACGTTTAATCATTTCAgttactataaattattttcaacaagaaaatttaaatatctttgtataacaatgtttaatgtttataaccaaatattttttctaatgtaTCTAAACCTCACCGTAatatctgatcaaaatatttaaaatttttattacatttgaaaaataatttcatgttaaaaagaaatattattcaaacatatcAATAGGTCAATATTTTGTCAAAAGTTTAGTAGCGGGCACGGCTCActattttctttgttgtatttataaaatatttaaaatatgataaatatttaaaatataaactaataaacatttaaataatattcatttatataaaaatgaaaataacaatccgtgcggacgcacgggtcaagctctagttgttattaaaattacatttttaaaaataaaaaaagagaatatatcGGGAATAGTTTACACTaatgatttaatttaaaaatattacccttacaatttaaatattaaagcaTGAGATTAGGAAATAAGATATTATTTCAGTAGAGAAAATACCATcctactaatattttaaaaatataatgtgatTATCCAATTTTGATGTACAATAGAGAAAATACCATTCTAAAGCGCACATCTTTTGCAGGACCGAATGGTGAACTCTTAGAGGTCTGAAATATAATTCtaaaccaaaaaacaatatgtatatatataagcttataattctaaacaataatataattctactaataaaaaaaagtattcgcAACACAAAAAAGATGCTATTGAAATGATATAACTGAGAGATGTTATCAAATtgagtaaacttttttttaccaGATTGAGGAACAAAGATGTTATCGAAATGATATATCAAAGAGGTGTACAATCAAATCGATATATAGCTTCAGTGGATAAATCGTCATAATAAAGTatctgcatataaaccaaagaaaaatcAGCTCTCATGAAATATAAAAGCTTAATGttctaaaataagaaaaaaaaaaattcagaacattattaacattaaaagtTCAGAATACAAAGTTCAATGATTTCGTTTCTTCTACTGTGGATGTCTTATTTATAGTAAATTGATGGACGCTTCTCATTGATTTAGCTTGCATGATAAGCTAAgaagtataattttttaataaattctcaataaatcttatatttataacgcaatattatttttggaatatctatcttattaaaacagaaacattatgttggacctaacatttattttgtaagtttttaaattaaatacacttttatactttatagttaaacctacattaaatcactaatgttcctttctttatactactatccatgtttccaaacaatatatttatttctttatactactatcaatgtttccaaacaatatatttttatactactatcaatgtttccaaacaatacaataattaatcttagttattttatatatatcattttctctttaaaattttgtagaaacgttataatttcataaattgaaaaataataaactttaaaatttggattataagattacaaattatgaaactattacaatttaaatccaattagattacatatcgatcatccatcagttcaatcggttagtttcgggttttagtgatttttttaatatgtatattttaaaaacctaaattgaattgtcagatctccggattaaccggtataatcacaatcgggttgaatttaaaaacactgatttaaatgcaaaaatattttaaatacacactctttaaaaattaccaaaatatttgttaaattattagtgaaatttttcatcgtaaaatattccgcgcttccaaagcgcgggtcaaaatctagtcttcTTGATAAAGCTAAAGGAGAATATCTCGTGAATAGATTGTACAAGAATTTTGGTTGACAAGTCTCgccataaatattaagttttaaacgCATGATTTTAGTAGAGAAAATATCTTgtcaattaattttgtttctctgagatctaaaatatttagtgagTATTTAATGAGTTAAACACAGAAATGATCGCAAAAAGATGTTCTTTGAATCGAGAAAACACAAAAGTTAAGTATTAAAGTGATTTCGTTTTTAGTAATGTcgatgattaaaataaatcgaaaaataaattctaaaaaatcaatcaataagATCAACAGAATTCTTTCCatttgtaataaggaaactaattattacatgtattaactaatatttttgcgCGAGTAATGTTAATAGGggaattaaatt from Raphanus sativus cultivar WK10039 chromosome 8, ASM80110v3, whole genome shotgun sequence includes:
- the LOC108820318 gene encoding pathogenesis-related protein 1 codes for the protein MNNLSSKLFEAYPTSGYQIYRESYLLWLVVSYSRRQLILTALIGALVLPSKAQDSPQDYVRAHNIARAEVGVAFIQWDNRVAAFAQSYVGRLTSGPCNLIHSGGPYGENLAKSNRDLSGVDAVRLWVNEKANYNYASNTCNGVCGHYMQVVWRTSVRLGCAKARCNNGETVISCNYDPQGNCVNERPY